In one window of Camelina sativa cultivar DH55 chromosome 15, Cs, whole genome shotgun sequence DNA:
- the LOC104745975 gene encoding nitrile-specifier protein 1-like isoform X2, which yields MFAHKMAHKLEAQVKKIVDFAGDSLHSLGVHSDPLCLHSLGAHSAPLTPAIKKLEAQGGEMGDVWDDGAHQNVKEVYVGKSQDGIAFVKFKYVDGSKVVVGDAHGKKTSLEVDEFEIDVDDYIVYVEGYRATVNDMPTEMITFLSFMTYKGKAYTSSGPIERRPGTKFVFHGGKIAGFHGRSAKVLYALGAYVSLSCTPKLSGKWTKVEQKGEGPGLRCSHGIAQVGNKIYAFGGEFTPNQPIDKHLYVFDLKTHTWSISPATGDVPHLSCLGVRMVAVGSTLYVFGGRDASRQYNGFYSFDTTTNEWKLVTPVEEGPTPRSFHSMAADKNNVYVFGGVSSTDRLKTLDAYNIADKKWVQCSTPGDYFSVRGGAGLEVVQGKVWVVYGFNGEEVDDVHYYDPVEDKWTQVETFGEKPSVRSVFASSAVGEHILLFGGEVAMDPQGHVGPGTLADGTFALNTKTLKWERVDKFCEEVTPSNRGWTASTIGTIDGKKGLVMHAGKAPTNDRYDDLFFFGIESDLLNPAKTLPALGSDDGTLWDDGAYDGVKKVYVGQAQDGISAVKFVYNNGSHEIVGDERGKSTLLGFEEFELDYPSEYITEVEGTYDKIFGSDAAVITMLKFKTNKKTSTPFGLEAGTTFSFKEEGHKIVGFHGRVGDLLHQFGVHVLPISK from the exons ATGTTTGCACATAAGATGGCCCACAAGCTGGAAGCACAAGTCAAGAAGATCGTTGACTTTGCCGGAGACAGTCTTCATTCTCTTGGTGTTCATTCTGATCCATTGTGTCTTCATTCTCTTGGTGCTCATTCTGCTCCATTGACTCCAGCTATCAAAAAGCTGGAAGCACAGGGTGGTGAGATGGGAGATGTATGGGATGATGGTGCTCACCAAAATGTTAAAGAAGTATATGTAGGGAAAAGCCAGGATGGTATAGCATTCGTCAAATTCAAGTATGTCGATGGTTCTAAAGTGGTAGTTGGAGATGCACATGGAAAGAAGACTTCGCTAGAAGTTGATGAG TTTGAGATCGATGTCGATGACTACATCGTATATGTGGAAGGTTACCGTGCGACAGTTAATGATATGCCCACAGAAATGATCACATTTCTTTCATTCATGACTTATAAAGGAAAAGCCTATACGTCCTCGGGGCCTATCGAAAGAAGACCAGGGACTAAGTTTGTGTTTCACGGTGGAAAAATCGCTGGGTTTCACGGACGTTCGGCCAAAGTCCTATACGCCCTCGGGGCATATGTTTCTTTGTCGTGCACTCCGAAATTGAGTGGAAAGTGGACAAAG gTGGAGCAAAAAGGAGAAGGTCCAGGGCTAAGATGTTCGCATGGCATAGCACAGGTTGGTAACAAGATTTACGCCTTTGGTGGTGAGTTCACACCAAATCAGCCCATCGACAAACACCTTTATGTCTTCGACCTCAAGACCCATACTTGGTCCATTTCTCCGGCCACGGGAGACGTTCCGCACCTCTCTTGCTTAGGTGTCCGTATGGTTGCAGTAGGGTCAACCCTATATGTCTTTGGAGGCCGAGACGCTTCACGGCAATATAACGGTTTCTACTCATTTGACACAACCACGAATGAGTGGAAACTGGTAACCCCGGTCGAAGAAGGACCCACTCCTCGTAGTTTCCACTCGATGGCAGCCGATAAGAACAACGTTTACGTTTTCGGTGGAGTGAGTTCAACGGACCGGCTCAAGACACTTGACGCTTACAACATCGCTGATAAGAAGTGGGTGCAGTGTTCGACCCCAGGAGATTACTTTAGCGTTAGAGGAGGAGCTGGGCTCGAAGTGGTGCAAGGGAAGGTATGGGTTGTGTACGGATTCAACGGAGAAGAAGTAGATGATGTTCATTACTATGATCCTGTAGAAGACAAGTGGACACAAGTGGAAACATTTGGTGAGAAGCCTTCCGTAAGGAGTGTATTCGCTAGTTCGGCTGTAGGGGAACACATTCTGTTGTTTGGAGGTGAGGTTGCGATGGACCCACAAGGTCACGTGGGTCCAGGTACACTGGCCGATGGGACTTTTGCGCTGAATACAAAGACGTTAAAGTGGGAGAGGGTGGATAAGTTTTGTGAGGAGGTGACTCCGAGTAACCGAGGATGGACAGCCTCCACGATAGGGACCATTGATGGTAAGAAAGGACTTGTGATGCATGCTGGGAAAGCTCCAACCAATGACCGGTATGATGATCTCTTCTTTTTCGGGATTGAATCTGATCTGTTGAATCCTGCCAAGACTCTACCGGCTCTTGGTAGTGATGATGGAACTCTATGGGATGATGGTGCTTACGATGGTGTTAAGAAGGTGTACGTAGGACAAGCCCAAGATGGTATATCAGCTGTTAAGTTTGTTTACAATAATGGCTCTCATGAGATCGTAGGAGATGAACGTGGAAAGAGTACTCTACTCGGATTCGAAGAg TTCGAACTTGACTATCCAAGTGAATACATCACGGAGGTTGAAGGCACCTATGATAAAATCTTTGGCAGTGATGCTGCAGTCATAACTATGCTTAAGTTTAAGACTAATAAGAAAACGTCTACACCCTTTGGACTTGAAGCTGGCACAACCTTCTCATTCAAAGAGGAAGGCCATAAGATCGTTGGCTTCCATGGAAGAGTCGGTGATCTGCTTCACCAATTTGGAGTCCATGTCCTTCCCATCTCCAAATGA